The Rhodococcus triatomae genome includes a window with the following:
- a CDS encoding MarR family winged helix-turn-helix transcriptional regulator — MPAPSPLPLDPIAEAHRQWTAHGWGDVADGMAAVTSVVRAQQIMMARVEEVLRPVGLTFARYELLTLLTFTRTGALPMAKASARLQVHPTSVTNAVDRLEAANLVRRVPHPSDRRATLVEITESGRKLAVESTERLNEQVFAHPGVSGDKLLQLVSILTELRAGAGDFDTTAPDRR, encoded by the coding sequence ATGCCGGCACCGTCACCCCTGCCCCTGGACCCGATCGCCGAGGCCCATCGCCAGTGGACGGCGCACGGCTGGGGCGACGTCGCGGACGGCATGGCGGCGGTGACTTCGGTGGTCCGCGCACAGCAGATCATGATGGCGCGGGTCGAGGAGGTGCTGCGGCCGGTCGGTCTGACCTTCGCCCGGTACGAACTGCTCACCCTGCTGACGTTCACCCGCACCGGCGCCCTGCCGATGGCGAAGGCCAGCGCACGTCTACAGGTGCACCCCACCAGTGTCACCAATGCGGTGGACCGGCTCGAGGCAGCAAACCTCGTGCGCCGCGTGCCTCACCCGAGCGACCGCCGCGCGACGCTCGTGGAGATCACCGAATCCGGGCGCAAGCTCGCTGTCGAATCGACCGAGCGGCTCAACGAGCAGGTGTTCGCGCACCCCGGTGTGTCCGGCGACAAGCTGCTGCAGCTGGTGTCGATCCTCACCGAACTACGCGCCGGCGCGGGCGACTTCGACACGACGGCCCCGGACCGTC
- a CDS encoding esterase/lipase family protein, translated as MSGSRKFGSRPTPSILLAALSTLLFLSATLLVDTGTARAASSEAVEDPPVAVLVHGWRGTAESFAPMTAALADHGIDSRALTLPGDENRANAQAVADAVDEVRAEFPGRPVALVTHSMGGLSARHYLKFLGGDEVVADYIAMGTSQSGYWPACLLPEDGGGQMCPTNPFLAELNAGDDTPGPVRYTALRSTEDESDGALDGGYCAVPPVDGVPHADEPGDPEFARLVTQSLLEGCPGEYVDLPIE; from the coding sequence ATGTCGGGATCTCGGAAATTCGGAAGCCGCCCCACGCCATCCATACTTCTCGCCGCACTGTCGACGCTTCTCTTCCTGTCGGCGACGCTCCTGGTCGACACCGGCACCGCGCGGGCCGCCTCGTCCGAGGCGGTGGAGGATCCCCCGGTCGCGGTTCTGGTACACGGCTGGCGCGGCACCGCCGAGTCGTTCGCCCCGATGACCGCGGCCCTGGCCGACCACGGGATCGACAGCCGTGCCCTCACCCTTCCCGGTGACGAGAACCGCGCCAACGCGCAGGCCGTCGCGGATGCGGTGGACGAGGTGCGAGCCGAGTTCCCCGGGCGCCCGGTGGCATTGGTGACGCACAGCATGGGCGGGCTGTCGGCACGCCACTATCTGAAGTTCCTCGGCGGTGACGAGGTGGTGGCCGATTACATCGCGATGGGGACCAGCCAGAGCGGGTACTGGCCCGCGTGCCTCCTCCCCGAGGACGGCGGCGGCCAGATGTGCCCGACCAATCCGTTCCTGGCGGAGCTCAATGCCGGCGACGACACCCCGGGTCCGGTGCGGTACACGGCGCTGCGTTCGACGGAGGACGAGAGCGACGGCGCGCTGGACGGCGGCTACTGCGCCGTGCCTCCCGTCGACGGTGTGCCGCACGCGGACGAGCCGGGCGATCCCGAGTTCGCGCGCCTGGTCACGCAGAGCCTCCTCGAAGGCTGCCCCGGCGAGTACGTGGACCTCCCGATCGAGTAG